One Acutalibacter muris DNA window includes the following coding sequences:
- a CDS encoding bifunctional folylpolyglutamate synthase/dihydrofolate synthase, translating into MTYQEAVEKIDSRLLFGMKPGLERMRALMDELGGPQEKVEFVHICGTNGKGSVCALVSSVLKESGYKTGLNISPYVLNFRERFQIDGQMITEEELAGEMDVIWPAVERLDARNIVISEFELVTAIALHWFAKKGCDIAVLEVGMGGLHDATNVIPTPAAAAVMSISLDHTAWLGDTVEQIALEKSGIIKRNGRVVLYPEQQYGVTEIIEGVCAERGAELHIPDIRQTQVWTEGVDGTDFVMGGIKLHTPFMGWHQINNAAVALELVKVLREQGFNISEENLAVGFKKAFIPARMELLSERPLCLLDGGHNPGCALALRGVLERYVPERKVAIMGMMADKDSAAALEILGPMFSKVITVRPDNPRSLSAEDLAATAARFCPEAVPVGSCREALDMALEDVSDREALIACGSFYLAGELRPLLLEKFPAR; encoded by the coding sequence ATGACATATCAGGAGGCCGTGGAAAAGATAGATTCAAGGCTGCTTTTCGGTATGAAGCCAGGGCTCGAGCGTATGCGTGCCCTTATGGATGAGTTGGGAGGGCCCCAGGAGAAGGTGGAGTTTGTGCATATCTGCGGCACCAACGGTAAGGGCTCCGTCTGCGCCCTGGTCTCAAGCGTCCTAAAAGAGAGCGGTTATAAGACCGGCCTTAACATTTCGCCATATGTGCTGAACTTCCGGGAACGCTTTCAGATAGACGGCCAGATGATCACCGAGGAGGAGCTGGCGGGGGAGATGGACGTAATCTGGCCCGCAGTAGAGCGGCTGGACGCCCGGAATATCGTGATATCCGAATTCGAGCTGGTGACGGCCATAGCTCTGCACTGGTTCGCAAAGAAAGGCTGCGACATAGCGGTACTTGAGGTGGGTATGGGCGGCCTGCATGACGCTACCAATGTGATACCCACCCCGGCGGCAGCGGCAGTCATGTCCATCTCCCTGGACCATACCGCATGGCTAGGGGACACGGTGGAGCAGATAGCCCTGGAGAAGTCCGGCATAATAAAGCGCAACGGCCGGGTGGTGCTCTACCCGGAGCAGCAGTACGGGGTAACGGAAATAATTGAGGGAGTCTGTGCCGAGCGGGGGGCAGAGCTCCACATACCTGACATACGCCAGACACAGGTGTGGACAGAGGGCGTCGACGGCACGGATTTTGTGATGGGCGGTATTAAGCTGCACACGCCTTTTATGGGCTGGCACCAGATAAATAACGCCGCCGTGGCGTTGGAGCTTGTGAAGGTGCTGCGGGAGCAGGGCTTTAATATTTCGGAGGAGAATTTGGCGGTGGGCTTTAAAAAGGCCTTTATCCCCGCCCGGATGGAGCTCCTGTCCGAGCGCCCCCTCTGCCTGCTGGACGGCGGACACAACCCCGGCTGCGCCCTGGCGCTGAGGGGGGTCCTGGAGCGCTATGTGCCGGAGCGCAAGGTGGCCATAATGGGCATGATGGCCGATAAGGACAGCGCCGCCGCCCTTGAGATACTGGGGCCCATGTTCAGTAAGGTGATTACGGTAAGGCCCGATAACCCCCGCTCTCTCAGCGCGGAGGACCTGGCGGCGACCGCTGCCCGCTTCTGCCCTGAGGCGGTCCCAGTGGGCAGCTGCCGGGAGGCGCTGGACATGGCCCTGGAGGATGTCTCTGACAGGGAGGCGCTGATAGCCTGCGGCTCCTTCTATCTGGCCGGGGAGCTCAGGCCCCTTCTGCTGGAAAAATTTCCGGCAAGGTGA
- a CDS encoding sigma-70 family RNA polymerase sigma factor: MLKEDNPLVTENMGLVHLCARRFVGRGIDYEDMVQAGSLGLVKAARNFDPGRGLRFSTYAVPVILGEIRRLFRDGGAMRVSRGLRELAQQAQRISEGLEAGLGRAPTVGEIADKLGVTPQRAALALGALRRPMSLTGGEEGEQLEIPVEASEEQTAERLTLYAIIERMEVKDRELIRCRYFKGMTQAKTAEELGMTQVQVSRREKKLLAYMRQEFGDG; the protein is encoded by the coding sequence ATGCTGAAGGAGGACAACCCCCTGGTCACCGAGAACATGGGCCTTGTGCACCTGTGCGCCCGGCGGTTTGTTGGCCGTGGGATAGACTATGAGGACATGGTCCAAGCCGGATCCCTGGGGCTTGTGAAGGCCGCGAGGAACTTTGATCCGGGGCGGGGGCTTCGGTTCTCCACCTACGCCGTGCCGGTGATATTGGGAGAGATACGGCGGCTGTTTCGGGACGGCGGGGCCATGCGGGTCTCAAGGGGCCTTCGGGAGCTGGCCCAGCAGGCCCAGAGGATCTCCGAGGGGCTGGAGGCCGGGCTTGGCCGTGCGCCCACCGTTGGGGAGATAGCGGATAAGCTGGGGGTTACCCCACAGCGTGCGGCGCTGGCTCTGGGGGCCCTGAGACGGCCCATGTCCCTGACCGGCGGGGAGGAGGGGGAGCAGCTGGAGATACCAGTAGAGGCCTCGGAGGAGCAGACGGCGGAGCGGCTGACCCTTTACGCCATTATTGAGAGGATGGAAGTGAAGGACAGAGAGCTTATCCGATGCAGGTACTTCAAGGGCATGACCCAGGCCAAGACCGCCGAGGAGCTGGGAATGACGCAGGTGCAGGTGAGCCGCAGGGAGAAGAAGCTGCTGGCGTATATGCGGCAGGAGTTTGGTGACGGCTAG
- a CDS encoding GNAT family N-acetyltransferase, translating into MTIEPAKLEDMEGISRLYKALNTDMSRLQPEMFRPAGEDGGFIRSVLESERGDLLLAREDGRVLGLALVQDKDTPPYPAFIQRRYTYLMDLVVDPECRRQGVGRALMGAVKEWAKSRNAEFIELGVLAQNEGAIRLYENLGFRDSRKIMQMDL; encoded by the coding sequence ATGACAATAGAACCGGCAAAGCTTGAGGATATGGAGGGTATTTCCAGACTCTACAAAGCGCTCAACACCGATATGTCCCGCCTGCAGCCGGAGATGTTCCGGCCTGCTGGGGAGGACGGCGGGTTTATCCGCTCCGTGCTGGAAAGTGAAAGAGGTGACCTCCTCCTGGCGCGGGAGGACGGGAGGGTCCTGGGCTTGGCCCTTGTGCAGGATAAGGACACGCCGCCATACCCCGCGTTTATCCAGCGGCGGTATACATACCTAATGGACTTGGTGGTAGACCCGGAGTGCCGCAGACAAGGTGTCGGCCGGGCGCTGATGGGTGCGGTAAAGGAGTGGGCTAAAAGCCGGAACGCGGAGTTTATCGAGCTGGGCGTGCTGGCGCAGAACGAGGGGGCCATCAGGCTGTATGAGAACCTGGGCTTTAGGGATTCCAGAAAAATAATGCAGATGGATTTGTAA
- a CDS encoding class I SAM-dependent methyltransferase, with product MKEPFSLGPRLSLCARLLRPGRPMADIGTDHGYLPIWLLRTGAAPRAIACDINPGPLEAARKHAEMYGVKLRLVLSDGLSAISPEDAEDIVIAGMGGELILRIIDGAPWVKCTDKNIVLQPMSAADKLRIGLWERGFNVQKELAAMENGKVYSAFSVRYKGELGEMGSIYPYMGRLESGTSEVSAYAKKTLRGIKNSLQGAEHNDNSEEARRLREVVEGIEREYL from the coding sequence ATGAAGGAACCCTTTTCCCTGGGCCCGAGGCTCAGCCTGTGCGCCCGGCTTCTGCGCCCGGGCAGACCCATGGCGGATATCGGCACGGACCACGGCTATCTGCCCATCTGGCTTTTAAGGACCGGTGCGGCCCCAAGAGCCATAGCCTGCGATATAAACCCCGGCCCACTGGAGGCAGCAAGAAAGCACGCGGAGATGTATGGGGTGAAACTGAGATTGGTCCTCTCGGACGGCCTTTCGGCCATATCGCCGGAGGACGCGGAGGATATAGTTATAGCGGGCATGGGCGGGGAGCTCATTCTGCGTATAATCGACGGCGCGCCCTGGGTCAAATGTACAGATAAGAATATAGTATTGCAGCCCATGAGCGCCGCAGACAAGCTTCGGATTGGATTGTGGGAGCGGGGTTTTAATGTGCAGAAGGAGCTGGCGGCTATGGAGAACGGTAAGGTCTACTCGGCATTTTCTGTGCGGTATAAGGGAGAGCTGGGGGAGATGGGCAGTATCTACCCATATATGGGCAGGCTGGAGTCTGGCACCAGCGAAGTATCTGCATATGCAAAAAAGACCCTGCGGGGCATTAAAAACTCCCTGCAGGGCGCGGAGCACAACGACAATTCCGAGGAGGCCCGGCGGCTTCGGGAAGTGGTAGAGGGGATAGAGAGGGAATACCTATAA
- a CDS encoding hybrid sensor histidine kinase/response regulator, whose translation MDLIQSTIEAILQSEAEFQKTIAKEIGRASDPEAYIRTCERNDFVAKMSFILSGHTEGVSNNGERFTEEGIDFSAGGTVAGLPVSQSYVNHMGTWSYTMKCPVERNGQSIGTLYIEYVYDYIDQSLPDGFYNKQASLYIMDSKSQRFVLKPKGMGMRSAGHLNLTDFYRANSIQEADIKAEVEDCLLNGRNVLFYHDIRQVDALNYMWAVNGGTIFLVGYVPVEAIQQEGRTVNHNIATVVISLLAAFSLCIVVYYLNWRQQDKVRQEREAERRLHAQQLSEALRAAQIASESKTTFLSNMSHDIRTPMNAVLGFTTLLARDAEDPAKVREYTKKITASGQHLLSLINDVLDVSKIESGKVVLNPERFALNDVISSVDAIIQPMAKAKGQEFHQEMTGLRHEYLVGDETRINQILINLLSNAVKYTPEGGKIWLRIIGLGQRSSQYEHICIEVEDTGYGMTPEYLETIFDAFTRAENSTTNKVQGTGLGMAITKSIVELMGGTIEVTSQVDKGSLFRVELELRILEETADRQFWEQRGISCILAVGGDTESRENILALMGNTGVRVDTAATAKEAHNTENCQLALLDWETGGMPEARALRAVLPEGVLLLLLAEYDAEGLEEALRLGSIDTLTKPFFASALRVKIQELQKSEPQSPEKGYTLDGMRFLAAEDNEINAEILTELLELEGAACEIAENGLLALERFRSSEKGEFDAILMDVQMPVMNGHEAARAIRALDREEAGGIPIIAMTANAFAEDEKAALDAGMDAHVPKPLDIEALKKVIRQLKQRKEGLDQI comes from the coding sequence TTGGATCTGATACAGAGCACCATCGAAGCCATTCTCCAAAGCGAGGCGGAGTTCCAGAAAACGATTGCCAAGGAGATTGGTCGGGCATCGGACCCGGAGGCGTATATCCGCACATGTGAAAGAAATGATTTCGTTGCGAAAATGTCGTTTATCCTCTCCGGCCATACTGAGGGAGTCTCCAACAACGGAGAGCGGTTTACCGAGGAGGGCATAGACTTCTCCGCGGGCGGGACAGTAGCCGGCCTGCCGGTTTCCCAGTCCTATGTGAATCACATGGGTACCTGGTCTTATACCATGAAATGCCCGGTGGAGCGGAATGGGCAGAGCATCGGTACCCTTTATATAGAGTATGTCTATGACTATATCGATCAGTCCCTCCCAGATGGGTTTTACAACAAGCAGGCGTCGCTGTATATTATGGACTCAAAGAGCCAGCGCTTTGTCTTAAAGCCCAAGGGCATGGGGATGCGAAGCGCCGGGCATCTGAACCTGACGGATTTTTATCGGGCGAATAGTATTCAGGAGGCGGATATAAAGGCGGAGGTGGAGGACTGCCTTCTCAACGGGCGCAATGTCCTGTTCTATCATGACATCCGTCAGGTGGACGCTCTGAACTATATGTGGGCGGTGAACGGCGGCACCATTTTTCTGGTGGGCTATGTCCCTGTGGAGGCCATTCAGCAGGAGGGGAGGACAGTCAACCATAATATAGCCACTGTTGTAATCTCTCTGCTGGCGGCGTTCTCGCTGTGCATTGTCGTATACTATCTAAACTGGCGGCAGCAGGATAAGGTCCGCCAAGAGCGGGAGGCCGAGCGGAGACTCCATGCCCAGCAGCTATCTGAGGCTCTTCGGGCCGCCCAGATAGCCAGCGAGTCCAAGACCACCTTCCTTTCAAATATGTCCCACGATATCCGAACGCCCATGAACGCTGTGCTGGGATTTACCACACTGCTTGCCAGGGACGCGGAGGACCCGGCCAAGGTGCGGGAATATACAAAGAAGATTACCGCCTCCGGCCAGCACCTTTTAAGCCTTATCAATGACGTTCTGGACGTTTCAAAAATCGAGAGCGGAAAAGTCGTGCTGAACCCGGAAAGGTTCGCCCTTAACGACGTGATCTCCTCGGTGGACGCCATTATCCAGCCTATGGCAAAGGCCAAGGGACAGGAATTTCACCAGGAGATGACAGGCCTCCGGCATGAATACCTGGTTGGGGACGAGACCCGGATAAACCAGATACTTATCAATCTCCTTTCCAACGCCGTCAAGTACACCCCGGAGGGCGGAAAGATCTGGCTTCGCATCATTGGGCTTGGGCAGAGGTCCAGTCAGTATGAGCATATCTGCATTGAGGTGGAGGATACCGGCTATGGTATGACGCCGGAGTATTTGGAGACCATTTTCGATGCCTTCACCCGGGCGGAGAACAGTACGACCAATAAGGTGCAGGGCACGGGCCTTGGTATGGCCATCACTAAGAGCATTGTCGAGCTTATGGGCGGAACCATAGAGGTCACGAGCCAAGTCGATAAGGGCTCCCTTTTCCGGGTGGAACTGGAGCTTCGTATCCTGGAGGAGACGGCGGACCGGCAGTTCTGGGAGCAGCGGGGCATTTCGTGCATTTTGGCTGTGGGCGGAGACACGGAAAGCAGGGAGAATATACTGGCGCTTATGGGAAATACAGGCGTCCGGGTGGACACCGCCGCCACAGCGAAGGAGGCTCACAATACCGAAAATTGCCAGCTGGCACTGTTGGACTGGGAGACCGGGGGCATGCCCGAGGCCAGGGCCCTTCGCGCCGTACTCCCGGAGGGCGTCCTCCTCCTGCTTCTGGCAGAGTATGACGCTGAAGGCCTGGAGGAGGCCTTGCGGCTTGGCTCCATAGACACCCTCACCAAGCCCTTCTTTGCTTCGGCCCTTCGCGTTAAGATACAGGAGCTGCAAAAGTCAGAGCCTCAGAGCCCGGAGAAAGGTTATACTCTGGACGGTATGCGTTTCCTGGCCGCTGAGGACAATGAGATAAACGCAGAAATTCTTACGGAGCTTCTGGAACTGGAGGGGGCTGCTTGTGAGATTGCGGAAAACGGCCTTCTGGCGCTTGAGCGTTTCCGAAGCTCTGAAAAGGGCGAGTTCGACGCGATTCTGATGGATGTCCAGATGCCTGTGATGAACGGCCACGAGGCCGCCCGGGCTATTCGCGCTCTTGACAGGGAGGAGGCTGGCGGCATTCCTATTATTGCCATGACGGCAAACGCCTTTGCTGAGGACGAAAAGGCCGCTTTGGATGCCGGAATGGACGCACACGTGCCGAAGCCTCTGGATATAGAGGCGCTGAAGAAGGTTATCCGACAGCTTAAACAGCGAAAGGAAGGTTTGGATCAAATATGA
- a CDS encoding anti-sigma factor antagonist (This anti-anti-sigma factor, or anti-sigma factor antagonist, belongs to a family that includes characterized members SpoIIAA, RsbV, RsfA, and RsfB.) yields MSVQISYKEGVMTAKLSGEIDHHNAREMREAIDDTAQKLKPYCLRLDFSRVPFMDSSGVGLILGRVRMCNFWRGRVVLCGLSQNLNKMVELSGIASVAAIERRAG; encoded by the coding sequence ATGAGCGTCCAGATAAGCTATAAGGAAGGGGTAATGACTGCAAAGCTCTCCGGGGAGATAGACCACCACAACGCCCGGGAGATGCGCGAGGCCATCGACGACACCGCCCAGAAGCTGAAGCCCTACTGTCTGCGGCTGGACTTCAGCCGGGTGCCCTTTATGGACAGCTCCGGGGTGGGGCTGATACTGGGGCGGGTGCGTATGTGCAATTTCTGGCGGGGCAGGGTGGTCCTCTGCGGCCTGTCGCAAAACCTAAACAAGATGGTGGAGCTCTCCGGCATAGCCAGCGTGGCTGCCATAGAGAGGAGGGCCGGCTGA
- the spoIIAB gene encoding anti-sigma F factor: MKPINQTQISFSSNSVNEGYARAAVAAFLSQLDPTVADLSDVRTAVSEAVTNAIVHGYRDRLGTVYISVKIYEDGHAQVRVRDKGCGIPDVKQAMEPLFTTGGEERAGLGFAVMQSFCDSVRVSSTVGKGTSVTLIKRFTPKC, encoded by the coding sequence ATGAAGCCCATAAACCAGACACAGATAAGCTTTTCATCGAATTCCGTGAACGAGGGTTACGCCAGAGCGGCGGTGGCGGCCTTCCTCTCCCAGCTGGACCCAACGGTGGCGGACCTGTCGGATGTCCGCACGGCGGTCTCCGAGGCCGTCACCAACGCCATCGTGCATGGCTATAGGGACAGGCTTGGCACAGTGTACATAAGCGTGAAGATATATGAGGACGGACATGCCCAGGTGCGGGTGCGGGACAAGGGCTGCGGCATCCCGGACGTGAAGCAGGCCATGGAACCCCTTTTTACCACCGGCGGCGAGGAGCGGGCAGGGCTGGGCTTTGCCGTCATGCAGAGCTTCTGCGACAGCGTGCGGGTGAGTTCCACCGTGGGTAAGGGCACCAGCGTGACCCTTATAAAGCGTTTTACACCCAAATGCTGA
- a CDS encoding DUF1858 domain-containing protein: MASITKDTIIGEILDLDETTAPFFLEMGMHCLGCPSARGETLEQACAVHGVDPEELVSKINAHLSK, from the coding sequence ATGGCATCTATAACCAAAGACACTATTATCGGCGAGATTTTGGATCTGGACGAGACCACAGCCCCCTTCTTCCTGGAGATGGGTATGCACTGCCTGGGCTGCCCCTCTGCCCGGGGCGAGACCCTGGAGCAGGCCTGCGCCGTCCACGGCGTGGACCCGGAGGAGCTGGTAAGCAAGATCAACGCACATCTGAGCAAGTAA
- a CDS encoding Rqc2 family fibronectin-binding protein, translating to MALDGAFLRHIKKELEDRLLGARVDKVHQPNREELVISFRSREGAEKVLFSARANSARVHLTAIPLENPAQPPMLCMLLRKRLLGAKLREIRQPELERLLHFDFDCIDELGDRVVLTLTMEIMGRYSNIILSGPDGKIIDALKRVDASMTSQRLVLPGLTYQLPPPQDKLCMLTAAPQELTAALQGLPRDMELSKGLLSVLQGVSPVVCRELAHRVGRGRELTVMTMDEEQLFRLGFFYQKLRETVRDVSGEPYMAVNMQKKPMDFSFIDIQQYGTSAVVRKGESFSGLLDSFYQEKDQLERMRVREQDLLRLLSNHSERLSRKISAQQAELSQCAQRDNLRVMGDLLSANLYSLEKGRESVELQNFYEEDGPTVRIKLDPALTPNQNAQKYYKEYRKAKTAEEKLTEQIELAGRELTYLESVLEALARAETERDLMEIRTELKEQGYLKTSRGKKERPPAVSAPMSFQSSDGFTILVGRNNRQNDRLTMKLASNNDIWFHTKNIPGSHTVLVTEGRRPTEKAMEEAAVLAARHSRAKGSSQVPVDYTQVRNVSKPQGARPGMVIYVNYKTVFVDPGE from the coding sequence ATGGCACTTGACGGCGCGTTTCTACGCCACATAAAAAAAGAACTGGAGGACCGGCTCCTGGGGGCTCGGGTGGACAAGGTCCACCAGCCCAACCGCGAGGAACTTGTGATATCCTTCAGAAGCCGGGAGGGAGCCGAAAAGGTGCTCTTTTCAGCCCGGGCCAACAGCGCCCGGGTACACCTAACTGCGATACCCCTGGAAAACCCGGCCCAGCCGCCGATGCTTTGTATGCTCCTTCGAAAACGGCTGCTGGGGGCAAAGCTTCGGGAGATACGCCAGCCGGAGCTGGAGCGGCTTCTGCACTTCGACTTCGACTGCATAGATGAACTGGGGGACCGGGTGGTGCTGACCCTGACGATGGAGATAATGGGCCGGTACAGCAACATAATCCTCAGCGGCCCCGACGGCAAGATAATCGACGCATTAAAGCGGGTGGACGCGTCCATGACCTCCCAGCGTCTGGTCCTGCCTGGGCTTACTTACCAGCTGCCCCCGCCCCAGGACAAGCTCTGTATGCTGACGGCCGCCCCCCAGGAGCTGACGGCGGCGCTGCAGGGGCTGCCAAGGGATATGGAGCTCTCCAAGGGGCTTTTAAGCGTGCTGCAAGGAGTTTCCCCGGTGGTCTGCCGGGAGTTGGCCCACCGGGTGGGCCGGGGCCGGGAGCTGACGGTGATGACAATGGACGAGGAGCAGCTTTTCCGGCTTGGCTTCTTCTACCAGAAGCTGCGGGAGACGGTGAGGGACGTAAGTGGCGAGCCGTATATGGCGGTGAATATGCAGAAAAAGCCCATGGACTTCTCGTTTATAGACATACAGCAGTACGGTACCTCGGCCGTGGTGCGAAAGGGGGAGAGCTTTTCGGGGCTTCTGGACAGCTTCTATCAGGAGAAGGACCAGTTGGAGCGTATGCGGGTGCGGGAGCAGGACCTTCTGCGGCTGCTTTCTAACCACTCCGAGCGGCTCTCAAGGAAGATAAGCGCCCAGCAGGCAGAGCTCAGTCAGTGTGCCCAGCGGGATAATCTGCGGGTGATGGGCGATCTTCTCAGTGCGAACCTCTACAGCCTTGAAAAGGGGAGGGAATCGGTAGAGTTGCAAAACTTCTACGAGGAGGACGGGCCCACGGTAAGGATAAAGCTTGACCCGGCCCTCACCCCCAACCAGAACGCTCAGAAATACTATAAGGAGTACCGCAAGGCAAAGACCGCCGAGGAGAAGCTCACCGAGCAGATAGAGCTGGCGGGCAGGGAGCTTACTTACCTCGAGTCGGTGCTGGAGGCCCTGGCTCGGGCCGAGACCGAGCGGGACCTTATGGAGATACGCACCGAGCTCAAGGAGCAGGGGTATCTCAAGACCAGTCGCGGCAAAAAGGAGCGGCCCCCCGCTGTAAGCGCACCCATGAGTTTTCAGAGCTCTGACGGCTTCACAATACTTGTGGGCAGGAATAACCGCCAGAACGACCGGCTGACCATGAAGCTGGCGAGCAATAACGATATCTGGTTCCACACCAAGAATATACCCGGTTCCCACACCGTACTGGTGACAGAGGGCCGTAGGCCGACGGAGAAAGCCATGGAGGAGGCCGCCGTGCTGGCCGCCCGACACAGTCGGGCCAAGGGCTCCTCTCAGGTGCCGGTGGACTATACCCAGGTGCGTAACGTCAGCAAGCCTCAGGGGGCAAGGCCGGGCATGGTGATATATGTGAATTATAAGACGGTATTTGTGGACCCCGGGGAGTAG
- a CDS encoding Nif3-like dinuclear metal center hexameric protein, protein MARICDIYDIINSAAPFDSQMAFDNSGLLVGDRATEVTRVLICLDITREVIDEAGAMNANLIISHHPVIFDPIKSLSSQDPAYLLARNGIAALCCHTNLDISPVCGVNVALANRLGLRNIRPEEAFGEDCVLYSGELLEPMEPEEFALHVKGRLSAGALKLLPGDGMVKRVFLCSGAGGEFAPYAAMRGGDAYLTGEMKHHEALEARKTGLTCVVAGHYETERVFAEYLAAYLKKRAPDTGFLVSRAESAPFTTV, encoded by the coding sequence ATGGCAAGAATCTGCGACATATACGACATTATAAACAGCGCCGCCCCCTTTGACAGCCAGATGGCCTTTGACAACTCCGGCCTGCTGGTGGGGGACAGGGCCACGGAGGTCACCCGGGTGCTTATCTGCCTGGACATAACCCGGGAGGTAATAGACGAGGCAGGGGCCATGAACGCTAACCTGATAATCAGCCATCATCCTGTGATATTCGACCCTATAAAGTCCCTGAGTAGCCAGGACCCGGCCTATCTGCTGGCGAGGAACGGCATAGCGGCTCTCTGCTGCCACACCAACCTGGATATCTCCCCGGTGTGCGGGGTGAACGTTGCCCTGGCAAATAGACTGGGGCTTAGGAATATCCGGCCCGAGGAGGCCTTCGGCGAGGACTGCGTGCTCTACTCCGGGGAGCTCCTGGAGCCCATGGAGCCTGAGGAATTCGCCTTACACGTAAAGGGGCGGCTTTCAGCCGGCGCGTTGAAGCTCCTCCCCGGCGACGGCATGGTAAAGCGCGTGTTCCTGTGCAGCGGCGCAGGCGGGGAGTTCGCCCCATACGCCGCCATGCGCGGCGGTGACGCGTACCTGACTGGCGAGATGAAACACCACGAGGCTCTTGAAGCTAGAAAAACCGGCCTTACCTGCGTGGTTGCCGGGCATTACGAGACGGAGCGGGTCTTTGCCGAGTATCTGGCGGCGTACCTTAAAAAGAGGGCGCCTGATACCGGATTCCTGGTGAGCAGGGCGGAGAGCGCGCCCTTCACGACGGTATAG
- a CDS encoding ABC transporter substrate-binding protein, whose product MTIVSCGQEDSRNLVKKNTPTEERVVDLFSPMEKTNPDAENVARTAADLTVAMAEEELGVNVAYWTYTAENYQDRTYDEVALDRARNNMDDLYLLNPNVILTLGAEGKLRDLSGLDSAKNLRDIIRVANTVDGKLVAIPQEVVAYGLFVNMDIFKKYSLELPNTPEEFLECCRVLKENGIETPVGANRWWLETFVFAQAYADLYNGGNTEAEIADLNSGRARYSDYMRPGFEFLKTLIDKDYIDAEKALISEAIEGEGADFLSGKTPIVMAYWGAANTKTAYGETDFEMQVIGFPSSRGQMPVIPMTGWAVGAEAEHTEDALLVMDVMMSDEALQLFAETNRVISPSKNVKVECVPALRSLNDRIEEGVYVLGSNAEMDVEQWGNTCLIVRDLLAGASVDECMVAFDALQDEALGKK is encoded by the coding sequence ATGACAATAGTCTCCTGCGGCCAAGAGGATTCAAGGAACCTAGTTAAGAAGAATACGCCGACGGAGGAGCGGGTGGTAGACCTGTTCAGCCCCATGGAAAAGACCAACCCTGATGCTGAGAACGTAGCCCGAACTGCGGCGGATCTGACGGTGGCTATGGCCGAGGAGGAGCTGGGAGTAAATGTCGCCTACTGGACCTATACAGCAGAAAATTACCAGGATCGCACCTATGACGAGGTGGCCCTGGACCGGGCGAGGAACAATATGGACGATCTGTATCTGCTGAACCCTAACGTTATTTTGACCTTGGGAGCGGAGGGTAAGCTTCGGGACCTGTCCGGGCTGGACAGCGCAAAAAATCTGAGGGACATTATCCGCGTCGCCAACACGGTGGACGGCAAGCTGGTGGCCATTCCCCAGGAGGTGGTGGCCTATGGCCTGTTTGTGAATATGGATATTTTCAAGAAGTACAGCCTGGAACTGCCGAACACGCCGGAGGAGTTTTTGGAGTGCTGTCGGGTGCTTAAGGAGAACGGCATCGAGACTCCGGTGGGCGCGAACCGCTGGTGGCTGGAGACCTTCGTCTTTGCCCAGGCCTATGCGGACCTCTATAACGGAGGTAATACTGAGGCGGAAATTGCCGACCTCAACAGCGGCAGGGCGCGGTACAGCGACTATATGCGTCCGGGCTTCGAGTTTCTCAAGACCCTTATTGATAAGGACTATATAGACGCGGAAAAGGCGCTTATAAGCGAAGCCATAGAGGGAGAGGGCGCGGATTTCCTTTCTGGAAAGACCCCAATAGTCATGGCCTACTGGGGAGCGGCCAACACCAAGACCGCCTATGGCGAGACTGATTTTGAGATGCAGGTCATAGGATTCCCCAGCAGCCGGGGCCAGATGCCTGTTATACCCATGACCGGCTGGGCGGTGGGCGCCGAAGCGGAGCATACCGAGGACGCCCTGCTGGTGATGGACGTTATGATGTCCGACGAAGCGCTGCAGCTCTTTGCCGAGACCAACCGGGTCATCTCACCCTCCAAGAATGTGAAGGTGGAATGTGTCCCTGCACTCCGCTCTCTTAACGACCGCATTGAAGAAGGGGTCTATGTGTTGGGCTCCAACGCCGAGATGGACGTGGAGCAGTGGGGCAATACCTGCCTTATAGTGCGGGACCTGCTGGCCGGCGCGTCGGTGGACGAGTGCATGGTAGCCTTTGACGCTCTGCAGGACGAAGCCCTGGGCAAAAAATGA